From the genome of Tachysurus fulvidraco isolate hzauxx_2018 chromosome 14, HZAU_PFXX_2.0, whole genome shotgun sequence:
CATACCTGAACATCGGCTACTCTTATGTCTACTTTTGAGGACTACTACAACAGCCACAACTGGAATTAAAACTAGGATTCCAACTATAAGGGCcacttgaattaaattgattttatttccaCACTCAACATCAGATATCGTTGTTCCTGGTTTAATTTCATCAAGTCCTAAATCTTCACACCTGTCCAAAAGAATCCAGATATCATTATTCATCATTATTCAATAGGTTTCTAGACTATATTCTgtgcagtggtgtagtctagttttttgtagtgagtatactgtgatttttgtcccccctcccagcctcatacgcacccatcctagagcgactcCCCATatgcaccaccacactcactaatgcataaaatatgcatctacatgtaattgagagcattattaaagactgcttatgtgttatcaacattccaatttattgtaagcaacaaaagacagtcagctgataaaacctgtgctccaggtcccatattcatataacatttaaggctaaatgtaatcagacagttgcagcacccattgactttcacagtaggaaaaaatatagactatgaaaggcaatgggtgctgccaactgtctgatttaccaacatttttcaaaatatcatcttttgtgttaaacagaagaaagaaactcatacagttttggaacaagttgagggtgaggaaataacacaattttcatttttgggtgaactatacctttaagagttacatttagccttaaatgttatatgaatatgggacctggagcacaggttttatcagctgtcaattttaagagtgaacaataaacatttgttcagttttatcaccaacactctttcattgcagaatattatgaactgaatgaactggtagtttacaaagctttccaaatccatttgtactcgggctgtgggtgaaatgtcacccgaagctgctgtagctttaggcgcaggcttccgaaaacactcagagtgtagtttgagtctgctttcgtttcatatcttcttttacattagttagttaatttcaaatttgtgccACAAAAAAACGccaagcaactcattttcctccttggtaggtgacgtgaaagttctgtcacaaaacgatatcgttacgtatcctcatgctttttaagtgggtatacgaaaatccttggcatttcctagtgggtatatggaaatccttggcatttccttGGCACACCACTGATTCTGTGGTATACATTTTGtcaatacagtacatacattctGTGGCATTTAGTCAAGTAAACACTCACTTTGTATGTAGTTTGCACATTTCAAGTGAGCCATCAGAGTAGGTACCATTTTTACATTCAGCACATTCGGCATCATCACGTGCTGTTCCTGTAAagaaatgaaatctgaagaGAAACAGTACAAAATCCTTTTTGCAACATTTGCACCCTAGTAATTAGTTCTATAGTGTGGGAATGATTACAGTACATAGCAGATATATTATACCAACCTTTCTGCTTTATATATTGTCCAGgtctacattgtgtgtgttccGCAGCCTGTGTACAACTACCCTTCTCATAATTAGTACAGTACAATCCCTCAAGTGGCTCACAAACTGTATCTGAAATTCTTGTGCAGGCTGTTTTTACTTGTAAGCCTTGCCCTGTACAGGTACAGATAAAGCACAGATCAATGAATGGAACATTTGAAGgacataatattttttcttatgttaaaaacacatggtaataaacattgttttaatgTGTATCAAAATTGTATAAAATCTGTAAGAATGCAGATTTCTTACAAAGGACAAACTTACCTGtatcacacactgcacagctAAAGCATTGTAGAAGATCAGTTGGCTCAGAAGTGAAAGAGTCAACACACGGCACACAAGTTGTGCTGACAAATTCTGTGCAATGCCTATAAACATGGCTTCCTGAAAGATATGAAAGTTGAACATGTCAGGCTAATGCTTTAATCAATCTTTAACTTAGTCCAACTATAAATTATTAAGGAATCCTGACTAAATGATTAATTGTGGAAACTCATCTGACACCTACTGTTTTAAGTAGGACTTCATAATGTCTAATTTGGGTAAAACCTCTAACCCTGTTTTATCCATATACAAGTCTCCTACCTCCctttacaaacatgaactgacaTGGTTCAATAACCTTTTCAGCAGAACCACTGGGCTCAAATTGTACAGTTTAACTCACAGTGCACATATAAGCACTTAATATGAAATTAAGGTGGACACGTTGTGTTCTTCTAATTAACAATCCAGCAAATCAATTTCTAATTATATTGTTGATTTGGTCTTGACCCATGTGTGGAGGTCTTTATTCCCTGACAATTATACTCCCATTTACAAATTCTTCTCTtcaatagattttattttcattattgcCCTAATGTCAATACCATATCATCAATTGTGTAACTGGTTCACCACAGATTTTATGTAAATGGCACTTGCCCAAATGGCATACACATGATTGTCTGGTACCAGGGTTCTCCAGCAGAACATTGACCAAAGCATCAAGCTGCAGAAGAATGGGACATATCAGACCAGACAACCATCTTACATTGCTCCAAGGTCCACTGATTGTAGGTGCCTTTGAAAGTGGACAGTGATTAGAACTCTTGACAGTTTGCATCTACACGGACCcatacacagcagtgtgtgCTGCATACATTCATTCCAAAAccatgattaaatattttagtgACTTGTGCCACAGATGCCTTTCTCTCATACAACACCTTGCTGGTGGTTTGAGGTTTCTCCCTCCTTGGACCATTGTCGGTAGGTAGTCATCACTGCTGACAAGGAACACCGAACAATGTTTTGGAGATGCTGTACTGAAACAGTTGTCTGCCTATAACAAACTGGCCCTTGTCAAattcaattattatttcatGCCTTCTCATTTATCTGCATCCATCACAATGACTAGAAGAAAAGCACCACGTTATTGCTTATCATCTAATGCATCCCATTACCCTATATATAGTATCCTGTTTGTGGTGTCTTCTACCTAACTGTGGATTTCTACATAGTAGACAAAGGAACCGCATTAATGGGAATGGATCTCATAACAGCACTACAACTGTGCATTAAAGGGGATACAATTCTTTCTGAGCCTGTCACAACTGAAAATGACGCCTCTTCAGAGTCAGTATTTCAGCTATGTACGCATGCAGAACGGTCCGCAGTTAGATGTGTCACAGGATTCATGCACAAAGTGAAAATTTCAGATGCTGTCACGCCAGTTCGACAAAAGTTAAGGCGCCTGCCTTTTTCAGTGAGAACAGCTGTGTCTGTGGAAATTGAGAGACTCCTTTCTGCTGGTGTAATAGAACGCATTGATGCATCACCATGGGTTTCACCAATTGTGGTGACAATGAAGAAGACAGGTGGCATAAGAATGTGCGTGGACTTGAGAGAGCCGAATAAGGCGGTGATAATAGACTCTTACCCCTTGCCCCATATTGAAGAATTACTGACTGCTTTAGCAGGGTCCACAGTCTTTTCCACGATTGATCTTGAGAGTGCGTACCACCAAGTACCTTTGCATCCAGAGAGTCGTGATCTAACAGCTTTCATTACACATGATGGACTGTTTAGATTTTGTAGAGTACCATATGGCCTAACTTCAGCACCCTCAGTGTTTCAAAAAATGATGGAGTGCATACTTAAAGGCATACCAAATGTGCAGAACTACCTTGATGATGTCATTTGCTTTGGACGTACTGAATCTGAACATGATGCTGTGCTTAACACAGTGCTGAAAAGACTGCGTACAGCTGGATTACgactaaacacacaaaagtgtAAATTTAAACAGAAGTCCTTGCGCTTCTTGGGACATTTAGTGACTGCACAAGGTGTTCAGCCTGACACAGAACACTTACAAGCCATAGTACAGGCTCCAGCTCCCACAGACGCAACTACCTTGCGCTCATTCTTAGGCATGCTCTCTTGGTACAACAAGTTTGTACCCAACTACGCTACCGTAGTTGAGCCGTTACGTGCATGTCTTCGCCAGGGAGGTTCATTTCAGTGGAACAGTGAGATGGAAAATTGTTTCGCTGCAGTGAAGAAAATGTTGGTTGCAAGTCCAGCATTAGCCCTTATAACCCTTCCTTAACGTCTGTTATATCGACCGATGCTTCGGATTACGGTCTTGGAGCAGTGTTCACGCAAATACACCCtgatgacactgaacacacagttgcTTTCGCTTCAAGAACTTTAACTCCAACTGAAAGGAAGTACTCTACAGTGGAAAAAGAAGCGTTAGCTTGCATATGGGCAGTTGAAAAGTGGAGAACATATCTGTGGGGGCACAGATTTACGCTTCGCACGGATCACCAAGCTCTAACTACTTTGCTTTGTACAAAGGGCGCAGACAGAGCCGGAATGCGAATAGCGAGATGGGCTGCACGTCTCTTGTGCTTTAACTATGATGTTGTTTATCGTGCAGGTCCTTTGAACAATACAGCGGACTGTCTATCAAGACTGCCATTGCCAGTCGATACCGCTTTGGATGCAGATTCTGAGCCTGAACTTGTTGCGCTACTTTCAACGGCACAGACTGCTGTTAATGCTGCTGAGTTTAAAGCTGCTTCACAAGCTtgccctgaactctctgccttgTGAGCTCAGATTGACAGAGGTTGGCCTACTTCAGCAAAAGCTCTGAGTCCAACATTGCTGCCGTACTTCAAACTGCGTCAGGAATTGTGTGCCATGGATGATTTAGTGCTTAGAGGTTCACGTTTCTTAGTGCCGGTGGATCTACGCAGAACAATGGTCACTTTAGCACACGAGAACCATCCAGGAATAGTTCGGACGAAACAACGCTTGCGAGAGTTGTATTGGTTTCCAGGCATGGACCTTATGGTTCAGACACAAATTGCTACTTGCGCACTGTGCCAAGAGTCGGACAGAACTGCAAAGACTTCCGCTTCTCCATTACAACCAGTCCCTTTCCCTGCAGCTCCTTGGTTAAAAGTGGGCTTAGACATAGTTGGACCATTTGAGACCGCTGCGTATGACTGCAGATATGCTATTACGCTTACTGACTACTACTCAAAATGGCCAGAAGTTGCATTTACACCGTCAGTTACAGCTTCAGCAGTTGTCGGATTTCTGAACTCTGTTTTCAGCAGACATGGAGAATGTCTGGTGACGGAAAATGGTCCTCAGCTGATTTCTTCAGTTCTTGGTGACTTTCTGGAGGAACGAAATATTGTCCACATCAGGACGGCGGTATATCATCCGGCTGCTAACGGAGCGGTGGAAAGATTTAACAAAGTGCTTAAAGACTGGGTGCAACTGatcatactacaaaaacaacaattatGTTGGAAACAATCAGTCTTGGGTTTTTTGCAAACTTACCGTTCTACTCCACATGCAACGACTGGTGTTTCTCCATTCGAACTGTTGTACGGTAGGCAAATGAGGACAAAACTCACTGTGTTCACGCCGTCTTCCAGTAACCTCCGTGACAAGGTTGTCAGAGAGCGGGTATCCACTCGACAGACGCAAATGAAACGGTACTACGATGCCAAACGTGGGGCACGGTCGCCTACTTTTCAAGTGGGGGATAAAGTGCGTGTACGCAAACCAACACACGTTCCCAAAGGACACACAAAGTTCACAAAACCTGTGGAAATAACCAAACGTGTAGGTCCTTGTACATACAAGTTGTCGGACGGACGGACGTGGGACTCATCTCAGTTATCTTTGTTTCCTGAGATACCGAAACAGCCGTCAGACCAGTTGGCTGTGGAAGTCCCAGTTACAAATACAGACACTggacaaaatacagaaagacgTTCCGCTAGGCAACGTAAACCACCCAGCTGGTTAAAAGACTACGAAAGTAAATAAGAGAGTACAGTAGGATTATGGTGAAGTGAAATGCATATGTGATTACATGTTGTCTTTGAACTCAGAAGGCTCTTATTGCGGTTTACTTGTTGATGTTCAAGAGAATGGGTACTAAATCTGagtattgaatttaattgatgCAGGAACAATAATACAGTTTCTTGAAAGAACAGTTATTCTAATGTACTAATGCTTAAATGTTCATATGCAATGGTGGGTGAAAATTCTTTATGTTAAGTTACCTCAGGATGTATTGTTTATGTAATGGGGGAATGTGGTGTCTTCTACCTATGCACTTGTAATTGTTATACTCAGGTTAAACAATAGGGCGCAGTATGGGGAATGTAGAAATGAGATGTAAGGTAGAGAAGAGGAGATAGGGATTGAGTATGAAGAGGAAGAGTGTTGCACGTGTTATGTGTAAAGCATAAAGTAAAGAATTGTTCCGTTGGCCTTGATTGCTTCTTTATTTAAtactacacaacatcacactgTTCACTGAGCATTATTCATTCCTACTGTCaaagtttttaaatgatgttttttaactttatgaaaataaattagaTATCCTAATTTTCACAGGAAATGTAttgttaaatgaaatgaatgatgGTATGTGAAGTTATGAAATGTAGTTTGAATGTCTCTCATATAGAAACATTTGGCCTGAAATGTAGCATACCTGTATATTATGCACATTTGACTTACCAGGTGCACACATGGGGCAACATTCTTTATTGATCTCATACTCTGCTCGAGCACAAGCACAAAGACATAGGTCAATGTTTAGGAGGAAAAtagcagcaaaaataaatatatgctcCAAACTAAACACCATCTTTAAAGTGCTGGGTTTTtcttagtaaataaataaatccaaaaacgTTTCCTCTCCACACTTCATAAGTGCTTCTCACTGCTTGTCTCAATTCATCTGCTTGTACATACAGCAAAGTTATATCCCACTGAAGCCAGTCCTCTTCTGGGAATTCTGCTCCAAAAGGTCATAACTTGTCATATCCAGTATTAAACAGAATCGCTGAATTAAAGGTTCTGGGTCCATGTTATGTTCTTCCATTTTCGGACGAAGCTGAAAAGAAGGCACAATGCATGATGAATTTATCAGGATATTAATAGCTACATACACAAAACTCATCTTCTGTTAAACAAATGACTGAACAGCTAAATGGAACATTAGCATATCACATTTTCCATGTTACAATATTGTATAAACAGAGTAAAACCTTAAGGAACAACACAAATGTATGCAAATAAATAGAACATTCTCTGCCAGTATATAATTTATGGGAGCTGAAAGTAGAGAtttatgaacattaacattcattcagGGGCTGACATACAGTAAACCATGCAACCACAACAGCTTTCACTGGCCTAGTACACTCACTGTGAACACAAGCACAACCCCTTATTTATTTGACCAGCCAATCATGTCAAAAATCGGTAATCTCCTAAGGTTTCAATACTTgacagtgtagagtttacacagaataatgcaaaaaaaaaaaaacaataaaaatttaaGAAACATCCTTTTTGCCTCATGATATTTAATGCTGTTACCAGAAAATTGGCTgattaaacaattaattaatttatttataatatccTGTACGAGGATTTTTCCAATGCAGTACATCTTAGGTTCTCTGCTTCAGAGGAACCAATCTTCAGGCTAATTTTGGAATTTCTCAGAGtacaagagaaagagaaagtaagCGTATAGAACATATATTAACTGACCCAttgaaaatgaaagtaaatgtcTAATTTGGTCAAGCTTCACAAGAATCAcatcaaacaaaatattttttcttcattatcttcattttaaacaTCCCAACATTTAATAACTGTAAAGGTTATGatgtgaggaataaaacctGACAGAGGGAGACATTAGAAGGAAACAATCAATATCAGGGTAGAGAAATGACATTGTCACACTGAACTTGATTATTATCCTCTACACAGGGGTATCATACTCTGGCCCTTGTAATTATATCTGGTCCGAGAGATCATATCAAAttgtattacatgtatatattacattgtatgttatattgtatgtatatattacatgtatatattacattgtattatatatgctccgctaatactacaaatcccagaatgccttgccactgtattgacgcgtagtcacgaacagcaagcgcccctcattctctgttgacattcgttaacaaccatgttacagtcacatcgggcaagttaattccgcctccacaaaaatggcaaaacgaaagatggacaataggagctttcaagacagctgggaggcagattatctgttcacgaatataaaggacagacctgtctTTTATGCTAAAGGAGCTAACTGTAACGAAAGAACagaacataagaagacactatgaaacgaaacattatgagaagtataaggacctggacgtaaagcagaagctccagaaggcggaggagatgaaaaaaagtctggtctcccggcagactatgttcatgaaagcaaaatcaaaaagtgaagctgcttcACTGTTCATCAaaaaatgaacaccactgatgtgtcttttagttcgaatttaatttcttatgtgtttgtaatatcaagctctggttgttccaaatcctgtttaagcaaaactaaagtttgtttccatgtgaaaaaggttgaacattacatatcagttgcagttaatttttcaaaaatattcagtttggcccgtgactttatctcagttttatattttggcccactgtgaatttgagtttatCACCCCGATCTAACAGCTGATACCACTTTCATGAGTCACACGCAGTCACAGACACTCCATAAATCAAGACATGACGTGTcactggaaaacacacacacacacacacacacacacacacacacacacacacacacacacacacacaaaatagatTCTTACTTCGTCGTGACATCTGTGCAAATCCTCTGCTTCCGTTGCGGCATACTGAGGAATCAGTGGATTGAGCAGTAAACATGTCTCGCTGAGTAAAATTCAGATATTCATGTCTAGTTTCTATTTCTGTATGAATAATACAACAGCGCTTCCATGAACGCCACCTCCTGGTTTCCCCCTTCTTTCAGAGCGatggttggtgtgtgtttaaaggcGTGGTTTGTTGTCTGacaagaagttaaaaaaaaaaaaaaaacacctaaaagCCAGCAGTCATGTGAAATAACATCTGATTATGTCTTGTGACAAATCAGCCATTGTGTACAATATTATAAGGAGGATTACATGCAGCATTTAGTTATAAGTTGACATGAAAAAGCCAAAACAATCCTGTCCGCCTGCCTTTTAAGtcaaagtgtaaaatgttcatcaACTCATTCAGGCACAGAGACAAGTTCTGTCAAATACCTGACAAGCcctttttctatttaaaacattCCAGTCTGACTTGATTGTTGTCATAATCTGAAAACTTATCATGGGTCAAGCTGCAAAATCCAGGTTGAAAAATTTCCGAACAGAAAGTACAGAACCAAAAGCAAAAGTCCAAAAATCCCCTTAAATTTGAGAGCAGACgctaaaacacaacacaatgtactCTCAAATGACagtaagagaagagaagagaagagaagaggacactttcattctttctgttttatatttatattttatattttttgcagCAGAGATTAAGTTACATTACTTTGGATCCTAGCAACTGACGCGTCCTGTGTTAAATAAGTAAGAAATGACACAAAttcacaaatataaatatatataatgtatattaaatgTTTCTTAAGGATCTCCGCCTATATGActtgcccaacaaaaagtggtacagctcccacatactttgacacacagggccaaatgagcctggtctcatttgaaagaagagattctctagtttcagaaactagtttcagattgattctaggccttactggcacaaagtcacaggggtttgaatgcaggttttcatttccgcctgggttgtttacctgataaactgattaatcttatttttctggaacatgctagggacaaaacaacaactgagagtcatagccacatgtcttggctttcaccaaatttcaagtcaaaagacccaaaaatggattttatatgaatatttttctacggccctggtcgtcaggtgcagcgtttttgtgcacttgtttactatataactttgaaataaaaggctgcatgctcaaTCTGAAAGGCCTGAACAAATCTGAACAAgcatagactctctctctatcactctggtgtgaaaacaggcctgtaacttgacaccctgagctgtgagagggacaaaaggtcagggattaagCAAGAATTCCtttgcgcatccagttcacgcagacacagtcaaagaacatacggcatgccgcatagcgttggaatcgtctgcttattggctaaacagatGTATAGGTCCCatcccatttcattgctattggaaggagtaattgtcagtcaaacgcgggttcccaaaaatgaggtcatgccaccattggcttctcagccgtctatctctgccatacaagcaccgattggctcaaatgagggcttatttgattcgttaggacctgggctataaatatgacgtagactttgaatttttgaatatcccaattagaagttagagcggcaaaacgagatgatggcgcacttctgttttttcttgGCGCacttccagttttcagaacactaacggaatattcgcgaccagagcgttttggattaaaaggcttacagatttcaattccttggacctgtgtggatttttgtggattatttgtgttggaatatattaccccagtgaagaaagagacgcgtctaaaggtaagggaaaaaccggtattgcgccacctaggtcagttttgtccaaaatgtttttctaattgtatgaaggctgtgaatcatattgtgctttgtgtgtgggcttaaaaaattattgagagtataaactttactaggtaaataggttttttcgtgtttttggaggatttgatgctttaaagttgaattgaagcttgtttctgggtcatcccctagtggtcactttgtcttccgtgccgtgcacagcacggcgacccgtaagaGGTTTTAACAGATAAAAAGATTCAAACAGTATGTtaaatttttcctttttcttccaaAGTAAAACGATTAAGATGACCAGCACCAATAGAGATGGCACCAAAATCCCAATGATGAGGCCCAGATGAGACGGTTTTCCCTGTGTGATTATCTGCCCCAAAGACTTATATCTGTAAAGGAGagtaatatcattattattattaatattatgtttatatactCACTTTGTATGTGGTTTGCAGTGCATAAATGAACCATCTGAATATGTCTTCTCTGAGCAATCCGTACACACTATCCAAAAAAGCTGTTCCTGTAAAGAATTGTTAAAGAACTAAAGATATAAAGAACTGTTTGACTAAATACAGAGGAATTTGAATGAAACATTACTAggtttattacaaataatgttaaaatgctAACATCatagtagttttttttaaactacaggaATATATCCTAGTATGTAGTCAATATATCCatgtacatgattttttttacaggtgCTAAAGGACAGTGAACTGCCTACCTTTCAACAATCATCAATAACATAATGcctcattttaatttttgttgtgTACAGTTAAGCCACACATTCAGTGCAGTTTTGTTCTTGGCATTGACAAACAGCCTTGTTTGGCATTCTGAAGACACCCAATGATAACAGCAGAAGGTTGTGACTGATTAAATAATGACTTTGTCCCTTTAATACAAAAGGACCTTGTTACAGAAAGATGTCCTACATGAGAAAACTACATTTACTATATTTGCAGTAAGGTAGCATTTCAGGAGCACACATTGGACAGCAGTCTCCATCAATTTCATACTCAGCAGTGTGGCATGCTTTGCAGCACATAACAATAACAAGCTTCAGTAATGTTAAACCCATGTAGTCACATAATCGCACGGTGGGCTTCATGTTCAGCAAACTCAAACCCATTAATGTAAACATTGTGGGAAacctgaaaaagacaaaaaataaaatgcaatatgTGTATCTGATTTATTGATAATGACATGTTAGCCCTGATTTTCAGGTGATCATCACACAGGTAATAAAAAACTGACACTAACAAGTTAATATTGACTCTCTGAAAACTTACATATCAAAGCTATATCTCATAAAAAATTACcacagaaataattttttttaatctgtaatttaatgatttataatgttaAGCAGAATTGTGAGAGCAAGGAAAATGGAAGACTCTTGTTTATGAAGGAGTTGGAAAAGGTGACCACAAAACAGAAGTAAGAAAAATTTCTGTGACTTTAGCATGTCACAGTGGATTAAGTACACATAAAATACAagtgaacaataaataaatgtgacgGATGTCACGCATATGAAGGTAATATTATTGCAGTTTAATCACCAACAGGCAGAGAGAAAGCGTACTTGTTTAAATGCCACAGAATTTACATCTAGAGAATTTGGCAGATGTCATTATCCTAAGggatttatacaactgagcagagGAGAGGTAAGGACATCACTTATAGActtag
Proteins encoded in this window:
- the LOC125138561 gene encoding tumor necrosis factor receptor superfamily member 14-like isoform X2, yielding MFTAQSTDSSVCRNGSRGFAQMSRRRSHVYRHCTEFVSTTCVPCVDSFTSEPTDLLQCFSCAVCDTGQGLQVKTACTRISDTVCEPLEGLYCTNYEKGSCTQAAEHTQCRPGQYIKQKGTARDDAECAECKNGTYSDGSLEMCKLHTKCEDLGLDEIKPGTTISDVECGNKINLIQVALIVGILVLIPVVAVVVVLKSRHKSSRCSDQNAEKEQATKTELKTLTP
- the LOC125138561 gene encoding tumor necrosis factor receptor superfamily member 14-like isoform X1 → MVFSLEHIFIFAAIFLLNIDLCLCACARAEYEINKECCPMCAPGSHVYRHCTEFVSTTCVPCVDSFTSEPTDLLQCFSCAVCDTGQGLQVKTACTRISDTVCEPLEGLYCTNYEKGSCTQAAEHTQCRPGQYIKQKGTARDDAECAECKNGTYSDGSLEMCKLHTKCEDLGLDEIKPGTTISDVECGNKINLIQVALIVGILVLIPVVAVVVVLKSRHKSSRCSDQNAEKEQATKTELKTLTP